A single window of Streptomyces xanthii DNA harbors:
- a CDS encoding NADPH-dependent FMN reductase, producing MNKTANNAPLRTAVIVGSTRDGRLSPTVADWFTTQARTHAPETHFDVIDLADLDLPERHPSWGHQRTPDQADLAGRIADADAYVVITPEYNHSFPAHLKHFIDLHHTEWQAKPVGFVSYGGVAGGLRAVEQLRLVFAELHCTTVRDGVSFHRATADHFTPGGPADDPQGAAGAAKVLLDQLDWWAHALRTARAERPYG from the coding sequence ATGAACAAGACCGCGAACAACGCTCCCCTCCGCACCGCCGTCATCGTCGGCTCGACCCGCGACGGCCGCCTCAGCCCCACCGTCGCCGACTGGTTCACCACGCAGGCCCGCACCCACGCCCCCGAGACTCACTTCGACGTCATCGACCTGGCCGACCTCGACCTCCCCGAGCGCCACCCGAGCTGGGGCCACCAGCGCACCCCGGACCAGGCCGACCTGGCCGGCCGCATCGCCGACGCGGACGCCTACGTCGTCATCACCCCCGAGTACAACCACAGCTTTCCCGCCCACCTGAAGCACTTCATCGACCTGCACCACACCGAATGGCAGGCCAAGCCCGTCGGCTTCGTCTCCTACGGCGGCGTCGCCGGCGGCCTGCGCGCGGTCGAGCAGCTCCGCCTCGTCTTCGCGGAGCTGCACTGCACCACCGTCCGCGACGGCGTCAGCTTCCACCGCGCCACCGCCGACCACTTCACCCCCGGCGGCCCCGCCGACGACCCGCAGGGCGCCGCCGGCGCCGCCAAGGTCCTCCTCGACCAGCTCGACTGGTGGGCCCACGCCCTGCGCACCGCCCGCGCCGAACGCCCCTACGGCTGA